tgctgctgttgcttctcGTTGATGTGGTTCGCCGTCACCTCCACCTCGTTCTCGTTGTTGATCTTGTTATCGTTACCCTCGTCCGTCTCCTGCAGATCGTCCTCCCCGGTATCATCCTCCCCATTCTTGTCCAGCAGTGCCGCCTCTTCATCCTCGTTGAAGATGACGAAGTACGCGAACGCGAGATAGATCACCGAGATGATAAACGACGGTATCGGGATCGCCATGGCGTACACCAGATTGAGCGTGTTCTGCCACATGTCCAGATCACTGATCACCAGCTCCGGATCGACGCGCGAATAGTAGCAGGTGAAGTTCGTCCCGATCGTCCAGTACTTTTTCGTCCAGATCGTGCAGTTCAGCATCGGCGGATAGCCACAACCCTTCACGTTCGGGTACAGCCGGGCGCCGGTAAAGTACCACTCGGAGTTGTTCCCCATCAGGCCGGTCATTTCCTCCGGGTACTCGATGAACGCGTTCTCGTCGTCGATGATCGAGCTGATGAATCCGTTCTTGGGGTCGCCGAACCCGTTCAACCCGTTGCTGTTCTCCACCATCGCCATGTCGCCATAATCGTAATCGGCCCGGATCGCACGCTCGAAGCGATTCAGCGCGCTACCGTACCTACTGTTGGCATTCGACCGGGACGATGATGACGCTCCGTCGGACGTGCTGATCGGCTGCTTGCTAGCCGGGTTGCCTACGCTATTGGTACTACTAGCTATACTATTATCTCTACTCTCCTCACGACTAATGCTACTATCACCAGTGGGTTTTGTTGAAGCGATTACCGCCGTCGATTGGGCCGGTGGGCCCGCGGCGGACGCCAGGTGCGATGGGGCCGTACCGTGCGTGTCACCGCCACCGGCGGCCTCCTTAGCTGCGGCCGCCGCTAGCTGCGCGGCCGTCTTATAATTGACGCGTATCTGCTGACACTCGTAGATGTCCTTGGTGCAGCCTTCGCGACACGACGCCCAGGAGCAGTTTTTCGCCCCGTACAGATGCTCATTGTAGGCGGTCACGCACAGGGCCGGTGACTCATCGAACTGCATGAAGATGGTCTGGAATGCGGGCTCGATCACGAACGGTACCAGAAACAGGAAAGCGAACAGGCTAAAGGTGCCAAGCAGGATAAAGAAGGCGGTAGTGTAGAACAGTGCCTTTTCGCGGAATGTACGTTCGACGATTTCCTCATCCATATCTACTGTCTGCAGAGGACCGACTACGCGGTTTGGTGGCTGATATACTGGCGCTTTATATACTCTGG
This region of Anopheles marshallii chromosome 2, idAnoMarsDA_429_01, whole genome shotgun sequence genomic DNA includes:
- the LOC128707596 gene encoding protein tipE isoform X1, translated to MDEEIVERTFREKALFYTTAFFILLGTFSLFAFLFLVPFVIEPAFQTIFMQFDESPALCVTAYNEHLYGAKNCSWASCREGCTKDIYECQQIRVNYKTAAQLAAAAAKEAAGGGDTHGTAPSHLASAAGPPAQSTAVIASTKPTGDSSISREESRDNSIASSTNSVGNPASKQPISTSDGASSSSRSNANSRYGSALNRFERAIRADYDYGDMAMVENSNGLNGFGDPKNGFISSIIDDENAFIEYPEEMTGLMGNNSEWYFTGARLYPNVKGCGYPPMLNCTIWTKKYWTIGTNFTCYYSRVDPELVISDLDMWQNTLNLVYAMAIPIPSFIISVIYLAFAYFVIFNEDEEAALLDKNGEDDTGEDDLQETDEGNDNKINNENEVEVTANHINEKQQQQDGDDVHTTTTTPIQPLPNGTANSINNTNTTATTNTNGSSKPITPNSTSDLNSFGHQLKVKMADEMSRESIDGGLLSNSASFQGNLSKTMTTSISTPPGPIAAV